One Nitrospirota bacterium DNA segment encodes these proteins:
- the rpsI gene encoding 30S ribosomal protein S9 has product MAEILYNATGRRKTAIARVTMASGNGQISINKKPFETYFPSPTLRMIIRQPLELSGMAGKYDISANVIGGGPAGQAGALRHGISRALVEIEGDLRQKLKKEGFLMRDPREKERKKYGQKGARKRFQFSKR; this is encoded by the coding sequence ATGGCTGAGATTCTATATAATGCAACAGGAAGAAGAAAGACCGCTATAGCCAGGGTTACCATGGCTTCAGGCAATGGTCAGATAAGTATCAACAAGAAACCGTTTGAGACTTATTTCCCAAGCCCGACCCTCAGGATGATTATAAGACAGCCTCTTGAACTCTCAGGTATGGCAGGAAAATACGATATATCCGCAAATGTCATTGGAGGCGGTCCGGCAGGACAGGCTGGTGCTTTAAGGCATGGCATCTCGAGGGCTCTCGTAGAGATAGAAGGAGACCTCAGACAGAAGCTTAAAAAGGAAGGCTTTCTTATGAGGGACCCGAGAGAAAAAGAGAGAAAGAAGTACGGGCAGAAGGGCGCAAGAAAAAGATTCCAGTTCTCAAAGAGATAA
- a CDS encoding zinc-binding dehydrogenase → MSEFLMKSAFLEKLNSPLVIDQLIIPKLDVGQVLVKVICSGICGKQIGEIDGWFGEDKYLPHLMGHEGGGVVVETGPGVTSIRKGDHVVMHWRKGSGIESSFPRYKRGDSSVGGGLVTTFNEYAVVSENRITPIPKDIPFEIAALMGCAVTTALGLIDNEAELKIGQSIAVFGCGGVGLNVVQGAKMTSAYPIIAIDRLDIKLQMASMHGATHIVNAQNTDVRNEILKIAGRHGVDVFVECTGNVDNISFAYALTSPSGKTILVGQPRYDQSLRIDSFSKHYGGKKMFASLGGLTNPDEDIPRYLRLYSSGKLDLTGLITHRFSLDEINLALDKMRSGQTGRCIIEMSE, encoded by the coding sequence ATGAGCGAGTTTCTAATGAAATCAGCTTTTCTTGAAAAATTGAATTCGCCATTAGTCATCGACCAGCTGATTATACCAAAATTGGATGTCGGACAGGTTCTGGTGAAAGTCATTTGTAGTGGAATATGTGGAAAACAAATTGGAGAGATAGACGGCTGGTTCGGCGAGGATAAATATCTGCCTCATCTGATGGGTCATGAAGGAGGCGGTGTGGTGGTTGAAACCGGACCTGGGGTTACATCCATACGGAAGGGCGACCATGTAGTCATGCACTGGCGCAAGGGAAGCGGAATAGAATCGTCATTCCCCAGATATAAGAGAGGAGACTCTTCCGTTGGAGGCGGTCTGGTTACAACCTTCAACGAATATGCGGTAGTATCGGAAAACCGCATCACGCCGATACCGAAAGATATTCCCTTTGAGATTGCCGCACTGATGGGCTGTGCCGTAACGACTGCATTGGGACTTATAGACAACGAGGCTGAATTAAAGATTGGCCAATCGATAGCTGTTTTTGGATGCGGCGGGGTTGGATTAAATGTAGTTCAGGGGGCTAAGATGACATCGGCATATCCAATTATAGCCATCGATAGATTAGACATTAAATTGCAGATGGCGTCCATGCACGGTGCGACACATATAGTCAACGCTCAAAATACCGATGTCAGGAATGAAATACTTAAAATAGCAGGCAGACATGGTGTCGATGTTTTTGTCGAGTGCACAGGCAATGTGGACAATATCTCATTCGCATATGCTCTGACATCGCCATCCGGGAAAACAATTCTGGTTGGTCAGCCACGATATGACCAGAGCCTGAGAATCGATTCATTCAGCAAACACTATGGTGGGAAAAAAATGTTTGCAAGTCTGGGAGGTTTAACTAACCCCGATGAGGATATCCCGCGGTATCTCAGGCTTTACTCCTCTGGAAAGCTCGATTTAACAGGTCTTATTACCCACAGGTTTTCGCTCGATGAGATTAACCTGGCTTTAGATAAAATGAGGTCCGGGCAAACAGGACGATGCATCATCGAGATGAGCGAGTAA
- a CDS encoding N-acetyl-gamma-glutamyl-phosphate reductase, with translation MLRIAICGGSGYTGSELIRLLLGHPFVEITAVTSERSKGKSVSELFPHLCKCRDLTYEPLEKQVLLKKADLFFMALPHGTSQLPVDFFFRHGKKVIDLSADYRLKDPKVYEDWYKVSHKFISTIKRAVYGLPELYRERIKKADLIANPGCYPTGALLGMYPLLKAKLIEPKGIVIDSKSGASGAGRQSDIAFSFSEVNEGFRAYGLAVHRHTPEIEQEISAFLRKSVIVDFTPHLIPLDRGILTTMYVKLRGIKHTKDLYRLYKRTYAKEPFINVLEEGMYPNVKDVRGSNLCEIGFKMNKRTGTLIIVTAIDNLVKGASGQAVQNMNIMMGFDERTALSASGIHP, from the coding sequence ATGCTTAGGATTGCCATATGTGGCGGCAGTGGATATACAGGCTCGGAGTTGATACGACTTCTTCTCGGGCATCCATTTGTCGAGATAACTGCTGTAACCTCCGAAAGGTCAAAAGGCAAATCCGTTTCAGAGCTTTTCCCGCACCTCTGCAAATGCCGAGACCTGACATATGAGCCCCTCGAAAAACAAGTCCTCCTTAAAAAGGCAGATCTGTTTTTCATGGCATTACCCCATGGAACATCTCAACTGCCAGTTGATTTTTTCTTTAGACATGGCAAAAAGGTCATAGACCTTTCTGCTGACTACAGGCTCAAAGACCCAAAGGTCTATGAGGACTGGTATAAGGTTTCTCATAAATTCATCTCAACTATAAAGAGAGCTGTCTATGGACTGCCTGAGCTTTACAGGGAAAGGATTAAAAAAGCAGACCTGATTGCAAATCCGGGCTGTTATCCAACAGGTGCACTCTTAGGCATGTATCCCCTTTTAAAGGCTAAGCTCATCGAGCCAAAAGGAATCGTTATAGACTCAAAGTCAGGCGCATCCGGTGCAGGAAGACAATCGGATATTGCCTTTTCCTTCTCAGAGGTAAACGAAGGCTTCAGGGCTTATGGACTTGCAGTTCACAGGCATACACCTGAGATTGAGCAGGAAATCTCAGCCTTTCTAAGAAAATCGGTCATAGTTGACTTCACACCCCATCTTATCCCTCTTGATAGGGGAATCCTTACAACCATGTATGTAAAACTCAGGGGGATAAAGCATACAAAAGACCTCTATAGGCTTTATAAGAGGACATATGCTAAAGAGCCTTTTATAAATGTTCTCGAGGAGGGGATGTATCCAAATGTCAAAGATGTAAGGGGATCTAATCTCTGCGAGATTGGATTTAAGATGAATAAAAGGACAGGAACTCTGATAATCGTTACTGCAATAGACAATCTCGTAAAAGGCGCATCAGGGCAGGCAGTTCAGAATATGAATATCATGATGGGCTTCGATGAGAGAACTGCCCTTTCTGCCTCTGGCATTCATCCATGA
- the rplM gene encoding 50S ribosomal protein L13: MKTLFAKKTDIGHRWYLVDADDKVLGRLATKVATYLRGKNKPQFTPNVDTGDFVIVVNAEKVKLTGKKLDSKIYYRHSGYPGGLRAESAKDRIRRDPEGVITDAVWGMLPKGRLGRTLIKKLKVYRGALHPHSAQKPEILKLNYKEH, from the coding sequence ATGAAGACTCTATTTGCAAAGAAGACCGATATAGGGCATAGATGGTATCTTGTCGATGCAGATGACAAGGTGCTTGGGAGACTTGCTACCAAGGTAGCCACTTATCTGAGGGGTAAGAATAAGCCTCAGTTTACGCCTAATGTAGACACAGGGGATTTCGTAATCGTAGTCAATGCTGAAAAGGTTAAGCTTACAGGCAAAAAGCTTGACAGTAAAATCTACTACCGCCACTCAGGCTATCCCGGAGGCTTAAGGGCTGAAAGTGCAAAAGACCGCATCAGGAGAGACCCCGAAGGGGTTATAACAGATGCAGTCTGGGGCATGCTCCCAAAAGGCAGGCTCGGAAGAACTCTAATAAAGAAGCTCAAGGTATACAGAGGCGCTCTGCATCCTCATAGCGCCCAGAAACCGGAAATCTTAAAATTAAACTATAAGGAGCACTAA
- the moaA gene encoding GTP 3',8-cyclase MoaA: MGESVTDSFNRRIDYLRISVTDRCNLKCVYCIPEGPIRYFDAKEMLTSEEIVRFVRTAHRHGVSKVRITGGEPLLRTDILEIVESIKGIGIKDLAITTNGIELKKMAGAIKKAGLDRVNISLDTLKEDRYRLMTRGGEICRVWEAIETAERAGISPIKINVVPIRGINDDEAADFAMLTMEKDWHIRFIELMPVGQRGRWSNDACVKKDELIKKISATGRLSLRKFRGKGPSRNYRLEGARGIIGFISPISECFCEWCNRLRLTAHGRIRPCLFSDTEVDIMTPMRNGASEKELDELFLRAVCVKPAGHRLRENDFSVLPSMSQIGG, encoded by the coding sequence ATGGGCGAGTCCGTCACAGATTCATTTAACCGAAGGATAGACTACCTCCGCATATCCGTTACGGACAGGTGCAACCTCAAATGCGTGTATTGCATTCCAGAAGGTCCAATCCGCTACTTTGACGCCAAGGAGATGCTCACATCCGAGGAGATAGTCAGGTTCGTCAGGACTGCGCACAGGCATGGGGTCTCGAAGGTGCGGATAACCGGGGGCGAGCCGCTACTCAGGACCGACATACTGGAGATTGTTGAATCCATAAAGGGGATTGGCATCAAGGATTTGGCTATAACTACAAACGGCATCGAGCTTAAGAAAATGGCCGGAGCGATTAAAAAGGCCGGACTCGACCGCGTGAATATCAGCCTCGACACCCTGAAAGAGGACAGGTACAGGCTCATGACAAGGGGCGGCGAAATCTGCCGTGTCTGGGAGGCAATAGAAACTGCGGAGAGGGCTGGGATTTCGCCTATAAAAATCAATGTCGTGCCCATCCGCGGGATAAACGACGACGAAGCTGCCGATTTCGCCATGCTCACCATGGAGAAGGACTGGCATATAAGGTTCATCGAGCTGATGCCTGTCGGCCAGCGCGGCAGGTGGAGCAACGATGCCTGCGTAAAGAAGGACGAACTTATCAAGAAGATATCCGCTACCGGCAGGCTGAGCCTCCGGAAATTCAGGGGCAAGGGACCTTCAAGGAACTACCGTCTCGAAGGCGCAAGGGGAATCATCGGTTTTATTAGCCCCATAAGCGAGTGCTTCTGCGAGTGGTGCAACAGGCTTCGGCTGACTGCCCACGGCAGGATAAGGCCGTGTCTGTTTTCGGATACTGAAGTTGACATTATGACCCCAATGCGAAATGGGGCATCCGAGAAGGAGTTGGACGAGCTTTTCCTGCGTGCCGTATGCGTAAAGCCCGCCGGACACCGACTGAGGGAGAACGATTTCTCCGTCCTTCCCTCCATGTCGCAGATAGGCGGTTAA
- a CDS encoding SDR family NAD(P)-dependent oxidoreductase: protein MRRKTALITGASRGLGKSLALVFSSNGYNIILHGRDEGRLNSVRQEVLKSKVDCYVVIGDITEEQTIINLTNCAEKADIDILINNAGVYFQKPVDETSPYELKNLLNVNLLSPILLTKGIFEIFKKKSSGLIININSVAGKSFGQLESAYCASKHGLRGFMGSFQFEALKYNVPIINIYSGAMSTDMTAERGDTEKFIRTEEAARFIFEMSRDYSSMRISEIDIFRKIY from the coding sequence ATGAGAAGGAAAACGGCACTGATAACTGGTGCAAGCAGAGGTCTGGGTAAGAGTTTAGCGTTAGTTTTTTCATCTAACGGGTATAATATAATTTTACATGGCAGGGATGAGGGAAGATTAAATAGCGTAAGACAAGAGGTATTAAAGAGCAAGGTTGACTGCTATGTCGTAATTGGAGACATTACCGAGGAGCAAACCATAATAAATCTAACTAACTGCGCAGAGAAGGCGGATATAGATATATTGATTAACAATGCAGGAGTATATTTTCAAAAACCAGTTGACGAAACGAGCCCTTACGAATTAAAAAACCTGCTGAATGTGAATCTGCTTTCTCCAATTTTGTTGACTAAAGGCATATTCGAAATATTCAAGAAAAAATCTTCGGGATTAATAATTAATATTAATTCGGTTGCAGGCAAGAGCTTTGGTCAGCTTGAATCCGCATATTGTGCCAGTAAACATGGATTAAGAGGCTTCATGGGGTCATTTCAGTTCGAGGCTTTAAAATACAATGTGCCAATAATAAATATATATTCGGGGGCAATGTCTACTGATATGACGGCTGAAAGAGGAGACACGGAGAAGTTTATACGAACTGAAGAGGCCGCTCGATTCATCTTCGAGATGTCCCGAGACTACTCAAGCATGCGAATAAGCGAGATAGATATATTCAGGAAAATATATTGA
- the argJ gene encoding bifunctional glutamate N-acetyltransferase/amino-acid acetyltransferase ArgJ: MCPIGFKLSIVEAGIKKSDRPDMALIYSEKEAVSSAMFTTNRIKGAPVKLNIHRIKSGRGRAILINSGNSNVMTGKKGIRDAIEMARLTARELRIPEELVYVCSTGVIGVLLPMEKIRQKIPFLTKSLGGFTPFDTARAIMTTDTFPKVSERIVRVGKTTGRILGIAKGAGMIAPHMATMMAFFMTDIAIERNAMRKAFREAVNCSFNRITVDGDMSTSDSAFIMANGMLGNKTIKEGSTYYRGFRKALNDLAYELSRMIVRDGEGATKLIEIEIRGAKTDKDALRAAFAIANSNLVKTAIYGEDVNWGRIMAALGRSGASLKEEKTDIYFGDVKIVGRGVFTGRAEEAKKVLEGSEIKLTVNLNSGISKANVLTCDLTEEYVKVNAEYTT; the protein is encoded by the coding sequence ATCTGTCCCATTGGCTTTAAGCTCTCCATAGTAGAGGCAGGAATAAAGAAATCCGATAGACCTGACATGGCACTCATATACTCCGAGAAAGAGGCGGTCTCTTCTGCCATGTTTACCACAAATAGGATAAAAGGTGCACCTGTCAAGCTCAATATTCATAGGATTAAATCAGGAAGAGGCAGGGCAATACTCATAAACAGCGGAAACTCCAATGTCATGACAGGCAAAAAAGGCATAAGGGATGCCATCGAGATGGCAAGGCTTACTGCCAGAGAGCTTCGCATACCAGAGGAGCTTGTTTATGTGTGCTCGACAGGGGTTATAGGGGTTTTGCTTCCAATGGAAAAAATCAGGCAGAAGATACCTTTTCTTACAAAGTCATTAGGAGGTTTCACTCCTTTTGATACAGCAAGGGCAATAATGACAACCGATACATTCCCAAAGGTCTCGGAAAGAATCGTAAGGGTCGGCAAAACTACAGGGAGAATTTTAGGCATCGCAAAGGGTGCAGGCATGATAGCACCTCACATGGCAACGATGATGGCTTTTTTCATGACAGATATTGCCATAGAGAGAAATGCCATGAGGAAGGCATTCAGGGAGGCAGTTAACTGCTCATTTAACAGGATAACCGTAGATGGAGATATGTCAACATCGGATTCGGCATTCATAATGGCAAATGGAATGCTTGGAAATAAGACGATTAAGGAAGGCTCGACATATTATAGAGGTTTTAGAAAGGCACTCAATGACCTTGCATATGAGCTTTCAAGGATGATAGTGAGGGATGGGGAGGGTGCAACGAAGCTCATCGAGATAGAGATACGGGGTGCTAAGACAGACAAGGATGCCCTCAGGGCCGCATTTGCTATAGCAAACTCAAACCTCGTAAAGACCGCTATATATGGTGAGGATGTAAACTGGGGAAGGATAATGGCGGCACTTGGACGCTCAGGAGCATCTCTTAAAGAGGAAAAAACCGATATTTATTTTGGAGATGTAAAGATTGTGGGAAGAGGTGTCTTTACTGGCAGAGCTGAGGAGGCAAAAAAGGTATTAGAGGGCAGTGAGATAAAGCTCACAGTTAACCTCAATTCAGGCATCTCAAAGGCAAATGTCCTTACATGCGACCTCACGGAGGAGTATGTAAAGGTCAATGCAGAATATACGACATGA